CCCCCGCCGTCCGCGCTGCCGCCCGCCGCGTGCCCGTCCTCTACGAGCCAGTCCCCGGCCCTGACCTTCTGCAAGACGGCGTGGCCCCCGATACGATGGGGCTTTTCGTCGGCGAGCCCTATCCCGAAGCATATGCGGGCGCTCACAACCTTCCCGCCCAGATCATTCTCTTTCTCGAAAACATATGGGAGTTTGCCAACCACGACCCCGCCCTCTTCCGCCGAGAAGTGCGGACGACGATTCTGCATGAACTTGGCCACTATCTCGGGTTGGACGAGGACGAGCTCGCCGAGCGGGAACTCGACTAAAGCGATTTTCCGTTTGCTGATGTCAAAATTCCGTAAGATGTCCCCCGTTTTGACTCGTTAGAAATGTCCCCCTTCCGGATGGGCG
The genomic region above belongs to Kiritimatiellia bacterium and contains:
- a CDS encoding metallopeptidase family protein encodes the protein MSSGARRHQFERLVVAAEKEVEKVIRALPPAVRAAARRVPVLYEPVPGPDLLQDGVAPDTMGLFVGEPYPEAYAGAHNLPAQIILFLENIWEFANHDPALFRREVRTTILHELGHYLGLDEDELAERELD